One Miscanthus floridulus cultivar M001 chromosome 11, ASM1932011v1, whole genome shotgun sequence DNA window includes the following coding sequences:
- the LOC136494224 gene encoding uncharacterized protein isoform X2 — translation MGLFDRLLLGGDRSRGKEDQERGGGADTAAMGSDVPPPSAIPPLSAAAASVVCRCARIAGVPVDQLLRRLDAEEQAGGPLEYARSVVEYCSHVALRVEARRPDHLGDREFHTLTYDMMLAWEAPDEETDAVFEKTAFSVLRDDADDDDGASIFYSSPTQMAIQVDGRRTVGPEAFTKIAPACPAMAHPITVRNLFDALTNSTGGRLHFLIYHKYLRSLDEAFCSAKRMLGGHKAPALQLSADEVILDIHGAATTKPVLQHIGTSTWPGRLTLTNHALYFEAIGVDFSYGEAVVYDLARDLKQSVKRESTGPWGAHLFDKAVMYKSSLTEPIFFEFPQLKGHTRRDYWFAAIKEVLHAHKFIRKYRLGSFQKAEALSIAILGILRYRTVKQGFNILPAHFKTILAFNLAEKLPKGDKILEALYGQLKQHCPRFRGSQDFGQSSSDELMRADPFPLSAYTMVTMGLLKLKEEDTAEERDFTVRDVQIGGTSSVQMALERSVGYSGRVEAARATLDQVKVEDIDTNVAVLKELLFPLIEIGKRLLTLAGWEEPFKSFVFLLCFLYMAYSGWIWFMFPGFLLGSTLFMLWNKHYGNGRSVEAFEIITPPRRRTVEQLLALQQAISQLEAHVQTGNIFLLKLRSLMLAAFPQSTNRVAAALVVVATIFTFMPLRTIVLLILLEAYTRQMPLRKKSSEKLVRRLREWWLRIPAAPVQLLKPRDTRRWRSRLR, via the exons ATGGGTCTCTTTGATCGCCTCCTCCTCGGCGGCGATCGCAGCAGGGGGAAGGAGGACCAGGAGCGCGGTGGCGGCGCCGATACGGCCGCCATGGGGTCAGACGTGCCGCCACCGTCCGCCATCCCTCCCCTCTCGGCCGCTGCTGCCTCCGTAGTCTGCCGATGCGCCCG GATCGCGGGCGTGCCGGTGGATCAGCTGCTCCGGCGGCTGGACGCGGAGGAGCAGGCCGGCGGGCCGCTGGAGTACGCCAGGAGCGTCGTGGAGTACTGCTCCCACGTCGCCCTGCGCGTGGAGGCCAGGCGCCCGGACCACCTCGGCGACAGGGAGTTCCACACGCTCACCTATGATATGATGCTCGCCTGGGAGGCGCCCGACGAGGAGACCGACGCCGTGTTCGAG AAAACGGCATTCAGCGTTCTCCGTGACGacgcggacgacgacgacggtgcaTCCATTTTCTATTCAAGCCCAACGCAGATGGCAATTCAG GTTGATGGCAGGAGGACGGTTGGACCCGAGGCATTTACCAAGATTGCTCCTGCCTGCCCTGCCATGGCACACCCCATCACCGTCCGTAACCTATTTGACGCGCTCACCAACTCCACCGGAGGACGGCTGCATTTCCTTATCTACCACAAGTATCTCAGAAGCTTAGACGA GGCGTTCTGCTCCGCAAAACGTATGTTAGGGGGGCACAAAGCTCCTGCCCTGCAGCTCTCTGCTGATGAGGTGATCCTTGACATCCACGGGGCTGCGACAACCAAGCCAGTTCTTCAGCACATCGGGACGTCCACATGGCCTG GGAGGCTCACGCTGACGAATCACGCACTCTACTTTGAGGCTATTGGTGTTGATTTCTCATACGGCGAGGCTGTTGTGTATGATCTGGCAAGGGACTTGAAACAATCAGTAAAACGTGAGTCCACTGGGCCATGGGGTGCTCACCTCTTTGACAAGGCTGTCATGTACAAGTCCAGCCTGAC TGAACCCATCTTCTTTGAATTCCCACAATTGAAAGGCCACACTCGCCGAGACTACTGGTTTGCAGCCATCAAAGAGGTGCTGCACGCACACAAGTTCATCAGGAAGTACAGGCTTGGTAGTTTCCAGAAGGCGGAGGCGCTCTCCATCGCAATATTAGGGATTTTGCGGTACCGCACTGTGAAACAGGGATTCAACATACTACCAGCACATTTCAAGACCATCCTTGCCTTCAACTTGGCAGAGAAATTGCCGAAAGGGGACAAGATTTTGGAGGCATTGTATGGCCAGCTCAAGCAGCATTGCCCAAGATTCAGAGGAAGCCAGGATTTTGGTCAGAGCAGTTCTGATGAATTGATGCGTGCTGACCCCTTCCCACTTTCTGCATATACCATGGTGACAATGGGTTTGCTAAAACTGAAAGAGGAGGACACCGCTGAGGAGAGGGATTTCACTGTGCGAGACGTGCAGATTGGAGGAACTAGCTCAGTTCAGATGGCTCTAGAGCGATCGGTTGGGTATTCAGGTAGAGTGGAAGCGGCAAGGGCTACGCTTGATCAGGTCAAAGTGGAAGACATAGACACTAATGTAGCTGTTCTAAAG GAACTACTATTTCCTTTGATTGAAATAGGCAAAAGGTTGCTCACTTTGGCCGGGTGGGAAGAGCCCTTTAAATCTTTTGTCTTCTTGTTATGTTTCCTCTACATGGCATACAG TGGTTGGATCTGGTTCATGTTTCCTGGATTTTTGCTTGGTTCTACTCTCTTCATGCTATGGAACAAACATTACGGGAATGGGCGCTCGGTAGAAGCATTTGAGATCATAACTCCTCCTCGAAGAAGAACCGTGGAACAACTCCTAGCTCTGCAACAGGCCATCTCGCAGCTGGAAGCACACGTGCAAACAGGGAACATTTTTCTCCTCAAGCTCCGGTCCCTCATGCTTGCAGCATTTCCTCAG AGCACCAACAGAGTTGCAGCTGCATTGGTCGTTGTGGCCACGATATTCACATTCATGCCATTGAGAACCATTGTTCTACTGATTCTTCTGGAGGCATACACAAGACAGATGCCATTGAGGAAGAAGAGTAGTGAAAAGTTGGTGAGAAGGTTAAGGGAGTGGTGGCTCCGGATTCCAGCTGCGCCTGTACAACTTCTAAAGCCTCGGGACACTAGGAGATGGAGATCGAGATTGAGATAA
- the LOC136494224 gene encoding uncharacterized protein isoform X1 — translation MGLFDRLLLGGDRSRGKEDQERGGGADTAAMGSDVPPPSAIPPLSAAAASVVCRCARIAGVPVDQLLRRLDAEEQAGGPLEYARSVVEYCSHVALRVEARRPDHLGDREFHTLTYDMMLAWEAPDEETDAVFEKTAFSVLRDDADDDDGASIFYSSPTQMAIQVDGRRTVGPEAFTKIAPACPAMAHPITVRNLFDALTNSTGGRLHFLIYHKYLRSLDEAFCSAKRMLGGHKAPALQLSADEVILDIHGAATTKPVLQHIGTSTWPGRLTLTNHALYFEAIGVDFSYGEAVVYDLARDLKQSVKRESTGPWGAHLFDKAVMYKSSLTSEPIFFEFPQLKGHTRRDYWFAAIKEVLHAHKFIRKYRLGSFQKAEALSIAILGILRYRTVKQGFNILPAHFKTILAFNLAEKLPKGDKILEALYGQLKQHCPRFRGSQDFGQSSSDELMRADPFPLSAYTMVTMGLLKLKEEDTAEERDFTVRDVQIGGTSSVQMALERSVGYSGRVEAARATLDQVKVEDIDTNVAVLKELLFPLIEIGKRLLTLAGWEEPFKSFVFLLCFLYMAYSGWIWFMFPGFLLGSTLFMLWNKHYGNGRSVEAFEIITPPRRRTVEQLLALQQAISQLEAHVQTGNIFLLKLRSLMLAAFPQSTNRVAAALVVVATIFTFMPLRTIVLLILLEAYTRQMPLRKKSSEKLVRRLREWWLRIPAAPVQLLKPRDTRRWRSRLR, via the exons ATGGGTCTCTTTGATCGCCTCCTCCTCGGCGGCGATCGCAGCAGGGGGAAGGAGGACCAGGAGCGCGGTGGCGGCGCCGATACGGCCGCCATGGGGTCAGACGTGCCGCCACCGTCCGCCATCCCTCCCCTCTCGGCCGCTGCTGCCTCCGTAGTCTGCCGATGCGCCCG GATCGCGGGCGTGCCGGTGGATCAGCTGCTCCGGCGGCTGGACGCGGAGGAGCAGGCCGGCGGGCCGCTGGAGTACGCCAGGAGCGTCGTGGAGTACTGCTCCCACGTCGCCCTGCGCGTGGAGGCCAGGCGCCCGGACCACCTCGGCGACAGGGAGTTCCACACGCTCACCTATGATATGATGCTCGCCTGGGAGGCGCCCGACGAGGAGACCGACGCCGTGTTCGAG AAAACGGCATTCAGCGTTCTCCGTGACGacgcggacgacgacgacggtgcaTCCATTTTCTATTCAAGCCCAACGCAGATGGCAATTCAG GTTGATGGCAGGAGGACGGTTGGACCCGAGGCATTTACCAAGATTGCTCCTGCCTGCCCTGCCATGGCACACCCCATCACCGTCCGTAACCTATTTGACGCGCTCACCAACTCCACCGGAGGACGGCTGCATTTCCTTATCTACCACAAGTATCTCAGAAGCTTAGACGA GGCGTTCTGCTCCGCAAAACGTATGTTAGGGGGGCACAAAGCTCCTGCCCTGCAGCTCTCTGCTGATGAGGTGATCCTTGACATCCACGGGGCTGCGACAACCAAGCCAGTTCTTCAGCACATCGGGACGTCCACATGGCCTG GGAGGCTCACGCTGACGAATCACGCACTCTACTTTGAGGCTATTGGTGTTGATTTCTCATACGGCGAGGCTGTTGTGTATGATCTGGCAAGGGACTTGAAACAATCAGTAAAACGTGAGTCCACTGGGCCATGGGGTGCTCACCTCTTTGACAAGGCTGTCATGTACAAGTCCAGCCTGAC AAGTGAACCCATCTTCTTTGAATTCCCACAATTGAAAGGCCACACTCGCCGAGACTACTGGTTTGCAGCCATCAAAGAGGTGCTGCACGCACACAAGTTCATCAGGAAGTACAGGCTTGGTAGTTTCCAGAAGGCGGAGGCGCTCTCCATCGCAATATTAGGGATTTTGCGGTACCGCACTGTGAAACAGGGATTCAACATACTACCAGCACATTTCAAGACCATCCTTGCCTTCAACTTGGCAGAGAAATTGCCGAAAGGGGACAAGATTTTGGAGGCATTGTATGGCCAGCTCAAGCAGCATTGCCCAAGATTCAGAGGAAGCCAGGATTTTGGTCAGAGCAGTTCTGATGAATTGATGCGTGCTGACCCCTTCCCACTTTCTGCATATACCATGGTGACAATGGGTTTGCTAAAACTGAAAGAGGAGGACACCGCTGAGGAGAGGGATTTCACTGTGCGAGACGTGCAGATTGGAGGAACTAGCTCAGTTCAGATGGCTCTAGAGCGATCGGTTGGGTATTCAGGTAGAGTGGAAGCGGCAAGGGCTACGCTTGATCAGGTCAAAGTGGAAGACATAGACACTAATGTAGCTGTTCTAAAG GAACTACTATTTCCTTTGATTGAAATAGGCAAAAGGTTGCTCACTTTGGCCGGGTGGGAAGAGCCCTTTAAATCTTTTGTCTTCTTGTTATGTTTCCTCTACATGGCATACAG TGGTTGGATCTGGTTCATGTTTCCTGGATTTTTGCTTGGTTCTACTCTCTTCATGCTATGGAACAAACATTACGGGAATGGGCGCTCGGTAGAAGCATTTGAGATCATAACTCCTCCTCGAAGAAGAACCGTGGAACAACTCCTAGCTCTGCAACAGGCCATCTCGCAGCTGGAAGCACACGTGCAAACAGGGAACATTTTTCTCCTCAAGCTCCGGTCCCTCATGCTTGCAGCATTTCCTCAG AGCACCAACAGAGTTGCAGCTGCATTGGTCGTTGTGGCCACGATATTCACATTCATGCCATTGAGAACCATTGTTCTACTGATTCTTCTGGAGGCATACACAAGACAGATGCCATTGAGGAAGAAGAGTAGTGAAAAGTTGGTGAGAAGGTTAAGGGAGTGGTGGCTCCGGATTCCAGCTGCGCCTGTACAACTTCTAAAGCCTCGGGACACTAGGAGATGGAGATCGAGATTGAGATAA
- the LOC136494225 gene encoding NDR1/HIN1-like protein 6 yields the protein MADYHRIHPVTVGSPPPPQTPSAPPEHGKKPSHDQLLPVTAPAPYAPAPLPPPRRRRRHSRCCRCVCCTFLALVLLAVALGATAGILYLVFRPKIPTFHVDRLTVTRFDVNTTTATVTDAFDVDVTATNPNRRIGIYYDGGDVTASFNGTVLCRGAFPALYQGHRTTVSPHISLTGETRLDSDVAAQLLQQQQVGFVPLTVRARVPIRIKFGAIRLWKMTGKANCNLVVDNIQAGTQLSIRSNACSFKLKI from the coding sequence ATGGCAGACTACCACAGGatccacccggtgaccgtgggctcgccgccgccgccacagacGCCGTCCGCGCCGCCGGAGCATGGTAAGAAACCCAGCCACGACCAGCTGCTGCCGGTGACGGCCCCGGCGCCGTACGCGCCAGCACCGCTGCCCCcgccgcggcgccggcggcggcacaGCCGGTGCTGCCGGTGCGTGTGCTGCACCTTCCTGGCCCTCGTCCTGCTCGCCGTCGCGCTCGGCGCCACCGCGGGGATCCTGTACCTCGTGTTCCGGCCCAAGATCCCGACCTTCCACGTGGATCGGCTCACCGTCACCCGCTTCGACGTGAACACGACGACGGCCACGGTCACCGACGCGTTCGACGTCGACGTGACGGCCACCAACCCGAACCGCCGCATCGGGATCTACTACGACGGCGGCGACGTCACGGCGTCCTTCAACGGCACCGTGCTGTGCCGCGGCGCCTTCCCGGCGCTGTACCAGGGCCACCGGACCACCGTGAGCCCGCACATCTCGCTCACCGGGGAGACGCGGCTCGACAGCGACGTCGCGGCgcagctgctgcagcagcagcaggtcgGGTTCGTGCCGCTCACCGTGCGCGCCCGCGTGCCGATACGCATCAAGTTCGGCGCCATCAGGCTGTGGAAGATGACGGGCAAGGCCAACTGCAACCTGGTGGTCGACAATATCCAGGCAGGCACGCAGCTGAGCATCCGATCCAATGCCTGCAGTTTTAAGCTTAAGATCTAG
- the LOC136494691 gene encoding DNA damage-repair/toleration protein DRT100-like has translation MQLSARLLRVLAFLLAALPSYADSAAAIGTARGGDDSPSPPCSPADRAALLGFKASVSEDTTGILATWAGGDCCGAWEGVTCDAATGRVVALQLEAPPPKSRHYMQGALSPSLGGLEFLESLVVRDMARIGGAIPAALSRLPRLRQLYLEGNMLSGPVPGSLGGLRSLQYLSLAGNRLDGQLPPELGAVSGLEQINVARNCFSGAVPPSYVNLSRLAYLDLGSNLFSGAVPGFLGQFRNLALLDLSNNSFSGEIPASLCTLHSLTDLSLSHNKLGGQIPPQMGTLRSLNSLAMDGNMLVGSIPASLLGLQKLWYLNLSGNGLSGPLPTGAGNALPSMVSMDLSHNRLTGDIGQLFRSLSTAASHGNRTTTPQIVLAQKLEHLDVSKNRITGALPDFARGAGLRWLDISSNAMGGQIPSSVSKLSGLERLDVSRNHVRGTIPASMAEMVRLRWLDLSTNELVGRIPDNFTRLTGVRHASFRGNRLCGQIPQARPFNLFRAAAYEHNLCLCGKPLPPCRKIR, from the coding sequence ATGCAGCTTTCCGCCAGGCTCCTGCGCGTCCTCGCCTTCCTCCTTGCCGCCCTGCCGTCGTACGCGGACTCGGCCGCCGCGATCGGCACGGCGCGTGGCGGCGACGACAGTCCGTCCCCGCCGTGCTCGCCGGCGGACCGGGCGGCGCTGCTGGGCTTCAAGGCGAGCGTGTCCGAGGACACGACGGGCATCCTGGCGACGTGGGCGGGCGGCGACTGCTGCGGCGCGTGGGAGGGCGTGACCTGCGACGCCGCCACGGGGCGGGTCGTGGCACTGCAGCTGGAGGCGCCGCCACCCAAGTCGCGGCACTACATGCAGGGCGCGCTGTCGCCGTCCCTCGGCGGGCTCGAGTTCCTGGAGTCCCTGGTGGTCCGCGACATGGCCAGGATCGGGGGCGCCATCCCGGCGGCGCTGTCGCGGCTGCCGCGGCTCAGGCAGCTCTACCTTGAGGGCAACATGCTGTCCGGGCCCGTCCCGGGGAGCCTCGGCGGGCTGCGGTCGCTCCAGTACCTGTCGCTCGCGGGCAACCGGCTGGACGGGCAGCTGCCGCCGGAGCTCGGTGCCGTCTCCGGCCTGGAGCAGATCAACGTCGCCCGGAACTGCTTCTCCGGCGCGGTGCCTCCAAGCTACGTGAACCTGTCTAGGCTGGCGTACCTTGATCTCGGCAGCAACCTCTTCTCCGGCGCCGTGCCCGGGTTTCTTGGCCAGTTCAGGAACCTGGCCTTGCTGGACCTCAGCAACAACAGCTTCTCCGGCGAGATACCGGCCTCGCTCTGCACCCTGCACAGCCTGACGGATCTGTCGCTGAGCCATAACAAGCTCGGTGGCCAGATTCCGCCGCAGATGGGCACCCTCCGGTCTCTGAACTCTCTGGCCATGGATGGAAACATGCTTGTAGGCTCCATTCCGGCATCACTCCTCGGCCTGCAGAAGCTGTGGTACCTGAACCTGTCAGGAAATGGGCTCTCCGGTCCACTCCCCACCGGTGCTGGCAACGCCTTGCCTTCCATGGTATCCATGGACCTCTCCCACAACCGTCTCACCGGTGACATTGGCCAGCTGTTCAGAAGCTTGTCAACAGCAGCTAGCCACGGCAACAGGACTACTACTCCACAGATTGTTCTTGCCCAGAAGCTAGAGCACCTGGACGTGTCGAAGAACAGGATCACCGGTGCACTGCCTGACTTCGCCCGCGGCGCCGGGCTCAGGTGGCTTGACATCTCGAGCAACGCCATGGGCGGCCAGATACCGAGCTCGGTCTCCAAGCTGAGCGGCCTGGAGAGGCTGGACGTGTCCAGGAACCACGTCAGGGGCACCATCCCTGCGTCCATGGCGGAGATGGTGCGCCTGCGGTGGCTGGACCTGTCGACGAACGAGCTCGTCGGGAGGATACCGGACAACTTCACGAGACTGACGGGTGTGCGGCACGCGAGCTTTAGGGGCAACAGGCTGTGCGGGCAGATACCGCAGGCCAGGCCGTTCAACCTGTTCCGTGCGGCCGCGTACGAGCACAACCTGTGTCTGTGCGGCAAGCCATTGCCGCCGTGCAGGAAGATACGGTGA